From Alteromonas australica, one genomic window encodes:
- a CDS encoding BON domain-containing protein, with protein MKRTLISLLVATSISSAAVAGDMESDNKWEKGAKDAWIDGKAEATLLFNGNLNSFDINTDVDNGDVILTGKVSNSVDKKLAEELVANIDGVMSVDNRLTVVEEKDLSESSEDMQDDLAESKEESESALTDAKIATVIKTRLLMDTDISGFDIDVDVENGNVVLTGEVDSDAERQLAIEIAKNASDVKDVEDNLEVVPDTATETAMN; from the coding sequence ATGAAACGTACTTTGATCTCACTATTAGTTGCTACATCCATAAGTTCAGCGGCTGTTGCCGGGGATATGGAATCGGATAACAAATGGGAAAAAGGCGCAAAGGATGCTTGGATAGATGGTAAAGCTGAAGCAACGCTATTATTCAATGGCAATTTGAACTCATTCGATATCAATACCGACGTTGATAACGGTGATGTTATCTTAACGGGTAAGGTGTCTAACTCCGTCGACAAAAAGCTAGCTGAAGAGTTAGTTGCGAACATTGATGGTGTAATGTCGGTAGACAACAGACTCACAGTGGTTGAGGAAAAAGATCTCTCTGAAAGTTCCGAGGACATGCAAGATGATCTTGCTGAATCGAAAGAAGAGTCTGAAAGCGCGTTAACAGATGCTAAAATTGCGACGGTTATCAAAACTCGGTTACTAATGGACACTGATATTTCAGGTTTTGATATCGACGTCGACGTGGAAAACGGCAATGTAGTATTAACGGGTGAGGTTGACTCCGATGCGGAGCGACAACTCGCTATTGAAATTGCAAAAAATGCGTCAGATGTTAAAGACGTAGAGGACAACCTAGAGGTTGTTCCTGATACCGCTACCGAGACAGCCATGAACTAG
- a CDS encoding endonuclease/exonuclease/phosphatase family protein: MNILLDTVAILLILITLAPSLPSSHWLVRVWEFPRLQILCIMLITLTASLLIGGAEGLGFNIQSLLLLVLVGCAIYQAFWIYPYTPLASKEVERAESPDQDNKISILSSNVFMPNENYHKLLSHVKDTQPDFLVTLESNKRWQNALAELNSDYPYQKHCPLENLYGMNLYSKVPLDTVELHYFVEDDVPSFKVTFTKNNSTVTIFFLHPKPPSPTENKRAKPRDIELDLVGNIVCDYEEPVIVAGDLNDVAWSPTTRKFRKVSGLLDPRIGRGFYNTFHAHYPLIKWPLDHLFHSSHFSLVDIRKLGDIGSDHYPLLTTLQLKG; this comes from the coding sequence ATGAACATTTTACTGGATACAGTAGCAATTCTACTCATACTTATTACGCTGGCCCCCTCTCTTCCTTCTTCCCACTGGTTAGTTAGAGTTTGGGAATTTCCCCGCCTTCAAATTCTGTGCATCATGTTGATAACATTAACGGCTAGCCTTTTAATAGGAGGGGCTGAAGGCCTAGGATTCAATATCCAAAGCCTGCTATTACTTGTACTCGTGGGCTGTGCTATATACCAAGCCTTCTGGATTTATCCCTACACACCGTTGGCTTCCAAAGAAGTGGAAAGGGCTGAGTCGCCGGACCAAGACAATAAGATTAGCATTCTTTCAAGTAACGTCTTTATGCCCAATGAAAACTACCATAAACTTCTTTCTCACGTAAAAGACACCCAACCCGACTTCCTAGTCACCTTAGAGTCGAATAAGCGATGGCAGAATGCACTTGCAGAACTAAATTCGGATTACCCTTATCAGAAACACTGTCCGTTAGAAAATTTGTATGGAATGAACCTGTATAGCAAAGTGCCATTGGATACCGTAGAACTGCATTATTTTGTAGAAGATGATGTGCCTTCGTTCAAAGTCACTTTCACAAAAAACAATAGCACTGTAACAATATTTTTCCTTCATCCTAAGCCGCCAAGCCCTACTGAAAATAAAAGAGCGAAACCTCGGGACATAGAGTTAGATCTGGTAGGCAATATAGTTTGTGATTACGAAGAGCCAGTGATTGTCGCTGGTGATTTAAATGATGTGGCTTGGTCTCCCACCACTCGTAAGTTCAGAAAAGTGAGCGGCCTTCTAGACCCGCGTATCGGGCGAGGCTTTTATAACACCTTTCACGCCCATTACCCTTTAATTAAATGGCCTCTTGATCATTTATTTCATTCGAGTCATTTTTCACTTGTGGATATACGCAAGCTTGGTGATATCGGCTCCGATCACTACCCGTTATTGACGACGCTGCAGTTGAAAGGGTGA
- a CDS encoding ATP-binding protein — MKLSYKFLCLLLGFTCFSLLLSLALARWSFEQGFTEFIINQERERLNQLAVQLVDEYRANGNSWENVELDNASFFSGPPNRKFGPPRRMGPPPRSRSMAANNLDLGPPTALFDNEDNVVTGNVSRDSSAKQVTVDLISDRGRIGTLISYPPPTPNSEIAVAFAAQQNHAIIIIGLVSFALAIIIALGITPRILRPFESILAAVKALTARKYDTHLPNERADEFGELMSHINTLSTTLKNNENTKNQWLADISHELRTPLTILSGEIELIKAGIRPLDQKQLHSFDQEVSRLSLLVEDLYQLSLSDIGGLRYHFLSVNLRDAVISQKDTLLSKFMQKGIDIEIAEASPIFIDADPQRINQLITNLLVNACEYTDAPGKVVITLKDSGPSATLLIEDTPPGIKKGNESLLFEPLFREDASRARRSSGGGLGLSICKQIVNAHQGKIVAEPSKLGGIKITITLPKEQLIKDN, encoded by the coding sequence ATGAAATTGTCCTATAAATTCCTGTGTTTACTGCTAGGCTTTACGTGCTTTTCGTTATTGCTTTCGCTCGCATTGGCCCGTTGGAGCTTTGAGCAAGGGTTCACAGAATTCATCATTAACCAAGAACGCGAGCGTTTAAATCAACTCGCGGTTCAACTCGTCGATGAATATCGTGCTAACGGCAACTCGTGGGAAAATGTAGAACTAGATAATGCTTCCTTTTTCTCTGGCCCTCCAAATAGAAAATTTGGCCCTCCTCGCCGAATGGGGCCGCCACCGCGATCACGGTCAATGGCTGCAAACAACCTCGACCTTGGCCCACCAACTGCACTTTTCGATAATGAAGATAATGTAGTAACTGGCAATGTCTCTAGAGATTCATCTGCAAAGCAAGTTACCGTGGATTTAATCTCAGACAGAGGGCGTATTGGTACGCTAATCAGTTACCCGCCACCGACGCCTAATTCAGAAATAGCCGTTGCATTTGCCGCCCAGCAAAATCACGCCATTATCATTATTGGGTTGGTTTCCTTCGCACTGGCAATCATCATAGCGTTGGGCATTACACCACGAATATTACGACCGTTTGAGTCGATATTAGCCGCAGTAAAAGCCCTGACTGCTCGTAAATACGACACCCACCTTCCAAATGAAAGAGCCGATGAATTCGGAGAGTTGATGAGCCATATCAATACGTTATCTACTACGTTAAAAAACAATGAAAACACAAAAAATCAATGGCTTGCTGACATATCTCACGAATTAAGAACACCGCTTACGATACTTTCTGGAGAAATAGAACTCATAAAAGCAGGCATACGCCCTTTAGACCAAAAGCAATTACATTCTTTCGATCAAGAAGTATCTCGATTGTCATTGCTTGTTGAAGACCTTTATCAATTGTCTCTCTCAGACATTGGCGGTTTGCGATACCATTTCCTGAGTGTCAATTTACGTGACGCTGTCATCTCACAAAAAGACACCCTATTAAGTAAGTTTATGCAGAAAGGCATCGATATTGAGATAGCTGAGGCTTCGCCCATATTCATAGATGCTGACCCTCAAAGAATAAACCAGTTAATCACAAATCTATTGGTGAATGCATGTGAATATACAGACGCGCCAGGTAAAGTCGTGATTACGCTCAAAGATAGCGGCCCCTCTGCTACACTACTTATTGAAGATACACCGCCTGGAATAAAGAAAGGCAATGAATCTTTATTATTTGAACCCTTATTTAGAGAAGACGCCTCTCGTGCTCGCCGAAGCTCTGGAGGCGGCCTAGGCTTGTCCATTTGCAAACAAATAGTTAACGCTCATCAAGGGAAGATTGTTGCAGAGCCCTCGAAGCTTGGCGGTATTAAAATCACAATCACGTTGCCAAAAGAACAACTTATAAAGGATAACTGA